CATAAGTAATTACCAAACCATTAACCCCAGATATTATGTACTCTGCATCTTTTCCTCCGTCTTTTAAAAATCTATCTAAAACAGGTAATGCAATTGAATTCTCTCCTAACTTGTATAACCCAAGAGCAGCAAACATTTGAATTCTTTTGTTTTCATCTTCTAAGGCTTTCGTAAGGGCTGGCACTATTTTTGCTTTATCCTCTCTTTCTAATCCTAAAACATTTATTGCCTCTATTCTTTCTTCTATCTTCTTAGTTTTATCAAAAAGGGTTTGAATAAGGGAATTTGTAGAAGCATATTTTATCTTCTCTTCCAATTGAATCCTGCGAAGAATAAAATAAACCTCTCTTTTAATCTCTTTATCCTTAATTATACCCAGATTATAAAAAGTTCCTATTATCTCCGATTTTTTCTCTTTCTCACCCCTCATCCTCCCTTCCAACATCCTTATAGCCGCCACCTTCTCTCTTACTTCTTTCTTTTCTATGTCTTTGGTTTTACGATCCTTAGACAACATATCTATAAGGGAATCTGTTGATTTGGATTTCATTTTATCCATCATCTTTGCTATCTCTTTTTCTTCCATTTTAATTTTAGCATCTATTTCACTCAATTCTTCACTCCATGTCTCCAATGATCCTTTAGTTTTCGTCCCCTCTGCAGGCAGAATATGAACGCCTTTTTTCTCTGCTGTTTGATTAGTTGTTAGCTGTTCATTGCTTACAGTTACAGCTTGTGCCTCTTTCTTTTCTCCCCAATTCTTCCAGAACTGCCACCAAGCCCCTTGAGCTGAGGCAATCCATCCCATACTTCCCAGCAAGCCTAATACCATTAGGCAAGCTATCCCTTTGTTTCTTAATGTTTGTTTCAACATTTTACATCACCTCTCTGATAATTTTTATCATAATTTATATGATATTGTTTGTTTTTATATTTTGTCAAACAA
Above is a genomic segment from bacterium containing:
- a CDS encoding HEAT repeat domain-containing protein — translated: MGWIASAQGAWWQFWKNWGEKKEAQAVTVSNEQLTTNQTAEKKGVHILPAEGTKTKGSLETWSEELSEIDAKIKMEEKEIAKMMDKMKSKSTDSLIDMLSKDRKTKDIEKKEVREKVAAIRMLEGRMRGEKEKKSEIIGTFYNLGIIKDKEIKREVYFILRRIQLEEKIKYASTNSLIQTLFDKTKKIEERIEAINVLGLEREDKAKIVPALTKALEDENKRIQMFAALGLYKLGENSIALPVLDRFLKDGGKDAEYIISGVNGLVITYEEGPHFYTTRGLYNKEGARILLKRALNYSESIRFRAIMHLYYLEEEIVYQALIKFLTEAKDPSLKRRALGLVSIKDEKMLEVVKKLSKDKDEEIKEQANKVLEKYYKNKGEEK